One region of Exiguobacterium acetylicum genomic DNA includes:
- a CDS encoding S-ribosylhomocysteine lyase: MALQKMNVESFNLDHTKVKAPYIRVAGYKEGKVDQVVKYDIRFTQPNVEQMPMRAMHTLEHLLAENIRNYSDDVIDVSPMGCQTGFYMAMMNFDSVEKMSELVEKTLKDVLAAEEIPAQNEVQCGFASAHDLKGAKHYAEKMLAGRDEWDIVFG, from the coding sequence ATGGCACTTCAAAAAATGAACGTCGAAAGCTTTAACCTGGATCACACGAAAGTCAAAGCACCTTATATCCGCGTCGCGGGTTATAAAGAAGGTAAAGTTGACCAAGTCGTCAAATACGATATCCGTTTCACACAACCAAACGTTGAGCAAATGCCGATGCGTGCGATGCACACACTCGAGCACTTACTTGCTGAAAACATCCGCAACTACTCGGATGATGTCATCGATGTCTCGCCGATGGGATGCCAAACAGGTTTCTACATGGCGATGATGAACTTCGACTCGGTCGAAAAAATGAGCGAACTCGTTGAGAAGACGTTGAAAGACGTCCTCGCAGCAGAAGAGATTCCAGCGCAAAACGAAGTCCAATGTGGATTTGCGAGCGCACATGACCTCAAAGGAGCGAAGCACTATGCCGAGAAAATGCTTGCCGGTCGTGATGAATGGGACATCGTCTTCGGATGA
- a CDS encoding class I SAM-dependent methyltransferase, whose protein sequence is MTVRFMDVFTEWASTYDETVTGHDPEYKEVFRRYDEILDTVADKAQSPVIEFGAGTGNLTQRLLARHDAVLAVEPSPEMRAILTEKIPSLEVQDGHFLSFEAKQARSFVSTYAFHHLTDEEKGEAIELMASHLPADGKIVYADTMFVSEEARLQTIREARAQGFDALAEDLEREFYPLIPVMEELFTARGFTVKFIQYNHFVWLVEAEKMGE, encoded by the coding sequence ATGACAGTACGTTTTATGGATGTTTTCACAGAATGGGCATCGACGTATGACGAGACAGTGACCGGACACGATCCGGAGTATAAAGAGGTTTTTCGTCGATACGATGAGATTTTGGATACAGTAGCGGATAAAGCGCAGTCGCCGGTCATTGAATTCGGAGCAGGCACAGGGAACCTGACACAACGTCTTCTGGCACGTCACGACGCCGTACTCGCCGTCGAACCAAGTCCGGAGATGCGGGCAATCCTAACGGAAAAGATTCCGTCTCTTGAAGTACAGGATGGTCACTTCCTCTCGTTCGAAGCGAAGCAAGCACGCAGTTTTGTTTCGACGTATGCGTTTCATCATCTAACAGATGAGGAAAAGGGAGAAGCGATCGAACTGATGGCATCACATTTACCGGCAGACGGAAAAATCGTCTACGCGGATACGATGTTCGTCTCAGAAGAGGCACGCTTGCAAACGATTCGTGAAGCACGTGCTCAAGGGTTCGACGCGTTAGCGGAAGATCTCGAACGCGAGTTTTACCCATTGATTCCAGTTATGGAAGAATTGTTTACAGCACGGGGATTCACTGTTAAATTTATACAATACAATCACTTCGTCTGGCTCGTAGAAGCCGAGAAAATGGGGGAATAA